From the Saccharomycodes ludwigii strain NBRC 1722 chromosome I, whole genome shotgun sequence genome, one window contains:
- the TIM23 gene encoding protein transporter TIM23 (similar to Saccharomyces cerevisiae YNR017W | TIM23 | Translocase of the Inner Mitochondrial membrane), which yields MNMFGLFGVNTKQKQQDNQDNNNAQNTSTQLAPADSQPTQTQLNQTLGFDSEKVNTVNNTAIDRMHALAGVDNGVEYLDLEEEQLSNMEGSQGLIPSRGWNDDLCYGTGAVYLVGLGLGGTYGFFEGLKNIPPNSPGKLQLNTVLNHVTRRGPFLGNNAGVLALMYNIIDSTIDAYRGKHDTINSITAGALTGALFKSTRGLKPMGYAAGLTAGAAAAWSGLKSWIL from the coding sequence atgaatatgTTTGGTCTATTTGGTGTCAATACAAAGCAAAAGCAACAAGACAATCAagacaacaacaatgcCCAGAATACATCAACACAACTAGCACCAGCAGATTCACAGCCAACTCAAACACAACTAAACCAAACTTTGGGTTTTGACAgtgaaaaagttaatacaGTGAATAACACAGCAATTGATAGAATGCATGCTTTGGCTGGTGTAGATAATGGCGTTGAATATTTAGATttggaagaagaacaaTTATCCAATATGGAGGGGTCCCAAGGTTTAATTCCAAGTAGAGGTTGGAATGATGATCTATGTTATGGTACAGGTGCAGTCTATTTAGTAGGTTTGGGTTTGGGTGGTACCTATGGATTTTTCGAAGGTTTGAAAAACATTCCACCTAACTCTCCCGGTAAATTACAATTAAATACAGTTTTAAACCACGTTACCAGAAGAGGTCCATTTTTAGGTAATAACGCGGGTGTCTTGGCTCTTATGTACAATATTATTGACTCTACTATCGATGCTTATAGAGGAAAGCACGATACCATTAATTCTATTACTGCTGGTGCTTTAACAGGTGCCTTATTTAAATCTACCAGGGGCTTAAAACCAATGGGTTATGCTGCTGGTCTGACAGCAggtgctgctgctgcttgGAGTGGTTTGAAATCTTGGATTTTATAG